Part of the Nitrospirae bacterium CG2_30_53_67 genome, CCTTGCGGACATTTTCCATCAGGCGGTGTTCTTCGTACTCGGTCAAAACCTCCAGGATGGCTGACGAGAGATTGATATCGTCCAGGCCCGCTTTCTTGCCGGATTCCTCTTCATGGTCTCCGTGAAGGATCTTGTCGATCGTGGATAAGGCCTGAGTGATATCCATCTGGTCGTTGCCTTCGCTTCCGATCCGGGTGATCAGGTTGTTGAGGGCCTCAAGGCTGGAGAAGAGCCCGTCCAGGACACGGCTGCTCAGTTCCAGCTTGCCCAGCCTCAGGCTGTCAAGGAGGTTCTCCAGGTTGTGGCTGAGTTCGGATACCTTGCTGAAACCCAGCATGCCGGACAACCCTTTCAGGGAATGCGCGCCCCGGAATATACTGTTCACGACTTCGGGGTTGACGTTGGACTTTTTCATGCCTTCTTCGAGTTTGACAAGATTGTTCCCGATGCTTTCGAGAATATCCTCACTCTCGGCAAGAAATTCAGTCACGGCTTTTTCCTGTCCCTTTTCAGTCATCTCTTCTCCTGCGTTTCCAGATCATTCAGACCGTCTCCGGTTTTTCGGAATATCAAACAGGATACCATCCTGTATAAGCCCTATTCCTCCTTCAGCAGTTTCTTCACTGAATTCTGTAATGCGTCAGGGGAGAAGGGTTTGGTGATGTAGTCGTCCGCTCCCAGGGACATCCCCTTCTTTCTGTCCTCTTCGGCCTTTTCGGTGGTGACAATGATCAAGGGGGTATCCTTATAGGTCGGGTGTTTCTTCACGAAGTTGACCAGCTCGAGGCCGTTGATATCCGGCATGTTGATGTCGGTGATGATCAGATCGAAGGATCGTCCCGGTAAAATCTTCAGCGCCTCAAAACCGCTTGAGGCCTCCGTGATCTCATAGTCCCCCAGATCTTCCAGAGTGGATGCAATGATGGACCGCATGGTCGCGGAATCTTCTACAATCAGGATGGATCGTTTCACAGGATTCCCCTCCTCAGTGGTCCTGTTCGTAAATATGGTGACGTACAGAGAGTGTCGTAGGGCGGTCTCATCAAGGCGCGCGACTGAGGCGTACCCTCTGTGGTACACCGCAAGGAGCGGAACGCCGAGGAGACAGTTCTACGACACTCGAATGCCACTGTATTTACGAATAGGGCCACTAATAGTGTCCATGCTCTCTTGCGGCCGTAAAGGCGAATGCAGAATAGAACGATCATTTTAATGTCCTTGCATATCCTGGAGCCTGCTCTCCAGCAGAGACCGGTCCAGTACAAAACCCGCCTGGATGATAAAAATCTCCAGCGCCCCGATATCCCCGATCGGGCTCCCGTGAAGGCCGTTATCTCCATAAAGCAGGGCGATCACCCGGTTATTGCTGACCAGAGGGAGAACCACGGACTCTTCCGGCGCCTCCCCGCCTAAATTCCCGCTAAGATACCGGTCCCATGACTTGTTCTCGTTCAGAGATCCTTGAACCTTGTAACGGGCTCGGATGGCCGATGCGAGAAAGGAATCGCTCTCGCTCGGGATCAGGACATTGCGGATCCGGTCATTGGCCGCGTTGTCCTCCCCAGGGAGCCCGAACTGTCCGAACCCTCGGATTTCCCTTTCCCGGACCACAAAGAGAGCGGCGCGGTTGAGGAATTCGCCGGCATACCGCAGGATCAGGAGCAAAACCTCTGAAAGGCTGCTTTCGCCTTTAAGCTCCTCCACCATGGATTTCAGAGACGACAACCCGTCCGATGTTTCCCCATCCGCCCGTTCCGGTTCCAGGTCTTCGCCCACTTCAGACATCAACTGTTCTAAAAAACTCAATTCTTCCTGCTCTTTCTTCCCGGCCGCGGCCCCCGCCCCCGAAACCTCGGCCTTGTCCATCCCGATCTCGTCCTGGATCGATTCCCAGAGCCCATCGGGATGGCCGGTGTTGTCCTGGGGCGGAGCTGCGGGACCGGCCTCCACGAGTGAGACCGGAGTCTTCTCCATCAGGGAAGAAAATCCAATGGCCTTCATCTTCTGATCCTTTTGCTGTTTGCGGTGCTTCTCTTCATCCAGGAGCCGTAATCCTTCTATGATCAGATGCTGGGTTTCGATCCCCTGCTCCAGGATCAGTTCAGCCCCGTTGGGCGGCAGGACCTCACTCGGAGCGGAGAGGAGCTCGAACTGAAAGTGCCCTTCCTCCCAGCCCAGAAGCTCAAGGATGATGGTCTGTATATATCCCCTGAGGTTCGCCTCCATCTGCTCCCGGGAGATGA contains:
- a CDS encoding two-component system response regulator; protein product: MRSIIASTLEDLGDYEITEASSGFEALKILPGRSFDLIITDINMPDINGLELVNFVKKHPTYKDTPLIIVTTEKAEEDRKKGMSLGADDYITKPFSPDALQNSVKKLLKEE